The proteins below come from a single Caulobacter segnis ATCC 21756 genomic window:
- a CDS encoding response regulator has product MSAILTVDDSASIRAAIKIALSSEGYNVTEAANGAEGLDKASAGGFDLIVTDLNMPVMDGLTMIRQLRARPAGAGVPIIFLTTESDADVKAEAKAAGATGWLTKPFEPDQLVRVVKKVLAK; this is encoded by the coding sequence ATGAGCGCTATTCTCACCGTCGATGACTCGGCGAGCATTCGCGCGGCGATCAAGATCGCCCTGAGCAGCGAAGGCTACAATGTCACCGAGGCGGCCAACGGCGCCGAAGGCTTGGACAAGGCTTCCGCCGGCGGCTTCGACCTGATCGTCACCGACCTAAACATGCCGGTGATGGATGGTCTGACGATGATCCGCCAGCTGCGGGCCAGGCCCGCCGGCGCCGGGGTGCCGATCATCTTCCTCACCACCGAGTCCGACGCGGACGTGAAGGCCGAAGCCAAGGCGGCCGGCGCCACTGGGTGGCTGACCAAGCCCTTCGAGCCCGACCAACTGGTCCGGGTCGTCAAGAAGGTCCTCGCCAAATGA
- a CDS encoding flagellin, translating to MITRIGTFAHSNALIAASLRTQAKLADQQTQESTGLKSTSFGGLGTDVASLLRMSSQSTRLTADNGAAQTASAYVQSAYAAVGDIADLANTIKSQLAAQISGTSLDGDSLAAYARGWLDDLQTQLNSQVGGVYLFGGEAVDAAPVDFSSADYDPTAVGNTGYYQGASTTRTFASVDGSKISLSITAQAGGFEQLARALSMVIADPGDSDTLSAAFDLVGEAVSGVGAVQEGLGVQASQLSSLISRNETKIDTLDDLASQLKGADLAQAAVLVTNYQTQLEALYSTIGTLSSSSLLKYLG from the coding sequence ATGATCACCCGCATAGGCACCTTCGCACATTCGAACGCGTTGATCGCCGCCAGCCTGCGCACCCAGGCCAAGCTGGCGGACCAGCAGACCCAGGAGTCCACCGGGCTGAAGTCGACCTCGTTCGGGGGACTCGGCACGGACGTGGCCTCGCTGCTGAGGATGTCCAGCCAGTCGACGCGGCTGACGGCCGACAACGGCGCCGCTCAGACCGCATCGGCCTATGTGCAGTCGGCCTATGCGGCGGTGGGCGACATCGCCGACCTCGCCAATACGATCAAGTCTCAACTCGCCGCGCAGATCAGCGGGACCAGCCTGGACGGCGACAGCCTGGCCGCCTACGCGCGAGGCTGGCTCGACGATCTGCAGACGCAGCTCAATAGTCAGGTCGGCGGGGTCTATCTGTTCGGCGGCGAAGCTGTCGACGCCGCGCCCGTCGACTTTTCATCCGCCGACTATGATCCCACCGCCGTCGGAAACACCGGCTACTATCAAGGCGCGTCGACAACCCGGACGTTCGCCAGCGTGGACGGCTCGAAGATCTCTCTGTCCATCACCGCGCAGGCCGGCGGTTTCGAGCAACTCGCTCGAGCGCTGTCGATGGTCATCGCCGATCCTGGCGACTCCGACACGCTGTCGGCCGCCTTCGACCTGGTCGGCGAAGCCGTGTCGGGTGTGGGCGCCGTGCAGGAAGGACTGGGCGTCCAGGCCAGCCAGCTCTCCAGCCTGATCAGCCGCAACGAGACCAAGATCGATACGCTGGACGACCTGGCTTCGCAGCTTAAGGGGGCCGACTTGGCGCAGGCCGCTGTTCTGGTCACCAACTACCAGACCCAGCTGGAGGCGCTCTATTCCACGATCGGAACGCTCTCGTCCTCGAGCCTGCTCAAGTACCTGGGCTAG
- a CDS encoding methyl-accepting chemotaxis protein, translating to MRLTIKLQLALAFGFVIVLLLVGNLFGLNGLSKANREMDAMINGPATRLEAAQQLEIHLLNMVRAEKNMILVGSPEEVRKLEASFDKERQAFDALLAKAEGLATAEGKPKWEALGSAFEQLTDVHAKVFQLSLAGDDAAASALSMGEGRKAVTEAGARADELVELSQAQLEAASAKSDEDFAATRNLLIGVSIVSLLAAIGAAVYIGAVVSKGLARAGEAVRTVADGDLTKTVEITTRDEIGDLLGNVNVMIERLRGIVGDALSASENVSSGSQELSATAEQMSQGVTEQAAAAEQVSASMEEMAANIKQNADNANQTEKIARQSALDAETSGQAVNKAVDAMQTIAEKITIVQEIARQTDLLALNAAVEAARAGEHGRGFAVVASEVRKLAERSQSAAAEISAVSSDTVKAAQTAGEMLTTLVPNIRKTAELVSEISAACREQDIGSSQINEAIQQLDKVTQQNAAASEEMSATSEELAAQAEELQTSISYFRTESAGAARRATPRPPVKRAAPAAKGAVRTPVAAQQARAAGFALDLTQGGPDSDDADFRQYA from the coding sequence ATGCGTCTGACCATCAAACTGCAACTCGCCCTGGCCTTCGGGTTCGTCATCGTCCTGCTTCTGGTCGGAAATCTCTTCGGCCTGAACGGGCTGTCGAAAGCTAACCGCGAAATGGACGCCATGATCAACGGGCCGGCCACGCGCTTGGAGGCCGCGCAGCAGCTGGAAATCCATCTGCTGAACATGGTGCGCGCCGAGAAGAACATGATCCTGGTCGGATCGCCCGAAGAGGTGCGCAAGCTGGAGGCGTCATTCGACAAGGAGCGGCAAGCTTTCGACGCCCTGCTGGCCAAGGCCGAAGGCTTGGCGACGGCGGAGGGCAAGCCGAAGTGGGAAGCGCTCGGCTCAGCCTTCGAGCAACTGACCGACGTGCATGCCAAGGTGTTCCAGTTGAGCCTTGCGGGTGACGATGCGGCCGCTTCGGCGTTGTCGATGGGCGAGGGCCGCAAGGCCGTGACCGAGGCCGGCGCGCGCGCGGATGAGTTGGTCGAACTCTCGCAGGCCCAGCTGGAAGCCGCTTCGGCCAAGTCCGACGAGGACTTCGCGGCGACGCGCAACCTTCTGATCGGCGTCTCGATCGTCTCGCTGCTCGCCGCCATCGGCGCTGCTGTCTACATCGGCGCCGTAGTGAGCAAGGGGCTGGCCCGCGCCGGCGAGGCCGTCCGCACCGTCGCCGACGGCGATCTGACCAAGACGGTCGAGATCACCACGCGGGACGAGATCGGCGATCTGCTCGGCAACGTCAACGTGATGATCGAGCGCCTGCGCGGCATCGTGGGGGACGCCCTCTCGGCTTCGGAGAATGTCTCGTCGGGCAGCCAGGAGCTGTCGGCGACCGCCGAGCAGATGAGCCAGGGCGTGACCGAACAGGCCGCCGCGGCCGAGCAGGTCTCGGCCTCGATGGAAGAGATGGCGGCCAACATCAAGCAGAACGCCGACAACGCCAACCAGACCGAAAAGATCGCCCGTCAATCGGCGTTGGACGCCGAGACCTCGGGTCAGGCGGTCAACAAGGCCGTCGACGCCATGCAGACCATCGCCGAGAAGATCACCATCGTGCAGGAGATCGCGCGTCAGACCGACCTGCTGGCCCTGAACGCCGCCGTCGAGGCTGCTCGAGCGGGCGAACACGGTCGCGGCTTCGCGGTGGTCGCTTCGGAAGTGCGCAAGCTGGCCGAACGCAGCCAGAGCGCCGCAGCCGAGATCAGCGCGGTGTCCAGCGATACCGTCAAGGCGGCTCAGACCGCCGGCGAGATGCTGACGACGCTGGTGCCGAATATCCGCAAGACCGCCGAGCTGGTCTCGGAGATCAGCGCCGCGTGCCGCGAGCAGGACATCGGCTCCAGCCAGATCAATGAAGCCATTCAACAGCTGGACAAGGTCACCCAGCAGAACGCCGCCGCCTCGGAAGAGATGTCGGCGACGTCGGAGGAGCTGGCGGCTCAGGCCGAGGAGCTTCAGACCTCGATTTCCTACTTCCGGACCGAAAGCGCTGGCGCCGCCCGTCGCGCCACGCCTCGTCCGCCGGTCAAGCGCGCCGCTCCGGCCGCCAAAGGGGCGGTCCGCACCCCGGTCGCCGCCCAGCAGGCGCGCGCCGCAGGCTTCGCCCTCGATCTGACCCAAGGCGGCCCTGACTCCGACGACGCCGATTTCCGTCAGTACGCGTAA
- the flgK gene encoding flagellar hook-associated protein FlgK, translating into MSLTSILSSAGAALTTAQYQIAVSQTNVANADNASYSRKTVTTTATTQTLAVSTATVTRAADAYLAKTVDKTAAADGRDAVIDTYLQSYDASLGSVDGGDDVSSLLTAFQTALSSLASSSTSATKASAVSAASSLASSIQSLSGDIQSLRSQANLEIGETVDTINSTLETIKTLNDQIVSTTASGGDVSDLEDRRAAAVTTLSSLMGVSTYKTSDNRVMVYAPGGEQLLGASVAKLSYNPSSSLSADTVYPGSISGVTVNGKDITTSLTSGKLGGLISLRDDVLVGEQDALDQLASTLISQVNAAANSGSASPPPNSLTSAIAVSGSDAFNATGSVRVAVTNSSGAVVSTQDIDLSAYATVDDLIAGLNSISGLNASISNGKLTIAAASSTHGVALADVGASIGGEGVSGYFGFNDVFSGDTAVDIAVSSTLTSDASKFPAATMDATSALAVGQIAIASGGTGAANAIASALSTSTSFTAAGNLTAGQSSLLTYAAGFVSTAATTIAGAASQAETSSDAYAAAVDRLANLTTVNLDEELAMLETYQQVYQANAQLTSMVQDLFDVLMNMVN; encoded by the coding sequence ATGTCGCTGACGTCGATCCTGTCCTCGGCAGGCGCGGCCCTGACGACGGCCCAGTACCAGATCGCCGTCTCGCAGACGAACGTCGCCAACGCCGACAACGCCAGCTACAGCCGCAAGACCGTCACGACGACCGCGACGACCCAGACCCTGGCGGTCTCGACCGCGACGGTCACCCGCGCGGCGGACGCCTATCTGGCCAAGACCGTCGACAAGACCGCCGCCGCCGACGGTCGCGACGCGGTGATCGACACCTATCTGCAGTCGTACGACGCCAGTCTCGGCTCGGTGGACGGCGGCGACGACGTCTCCAGCCTGCTGACCGCGTTCCAGACCGCCTTGAGCAGCCTGGCCTCGTCCAGCACCAGCGCGACCAAGGCCTCCGCCGTCTCGGCGGCCAGCAGCCTGGCGTCTTCGATCCAGTCGCTATCGGGCGATATCCAATCCCTGCGCAGCCAGGCCAATCTCGAGATCGGCGAGACCGTCGACACGATCAACAGCACGCTCGAGACCATAAAGACGCTGAACGATCAGATCGTCAGCACGACCGCGTCCGGCGGGGACGTCAGCGACCTGGAGGACCGCCGCGCCGCCGCGGTGACCACCCTGTCCTCGCTGATGGGCGTGTCGACCTACAAGACGTCCGACAATCGGGTGATGGTCTATGCCCCCGGTGGCGAGCAGCTGCTGGGCGCCTCGGTGGCCAAGCTGTCCTACAACCCTTCGAGCAGCCTGTCGGCGGACACGGTCTATCCCGGTTCGATCTCCGGCGTGACGGTCAACGGCAAGGACATCACCACCTCGCTGACCTCCGGCAAGCTGGGCGGGTTGATTTCCCTACGCGACGATGTGCTGGTCGGCGAGCAGGACGCCTTGGACCAGCTGGCCTCGACCTTGATCAGCCAGGTCAACGCGGCCGCCAACAGCGGCTCGGCGAGCCCGCCGCCCAACAGCCTGACCAGCGCCATAGCGGTGTCGGGATCCGACGCCTTCAACGCGACCGGATCGGTGCGCGTGGCGGTGACCAATTCCAGCGGGGCGGTGGTTTCGACCCAGGATATCGACCTGTCCGCCTACGCCACGGTCGATGATCTGATCGCCGGGCTCAATTCCATCAGTGGGCTGAACGCCTCGATCTCGAATGGCAAGCTGACCATCGCCGCCGCGTCGTCGACCCATGGCGTGGCCCTGGCCGATGTCGGCGCGTCGATCGGCGGCGAGGGGGTCTCCGGCTACTTCGGCTTCAACGACGTCTTCTCCGGCGACACGGCGGTCGATATCGCGGTGTCCTCCACGCTGACGAGCGACGCCTCGAAGTTTCCCGCCGCAACAATGGACGCCACGAGCGCCCTGGCCGTCGGCCAGATCGCCATCGCGTCCGGCGGAACGGGCGCCGCCAACGCGATCGCGTCCGCGCTCTCGACGTCGACCAGTTTCACGGCGGCGGGAAATCTGACGGCGGGCCAGTCCAGCCTGCTGACCTACGCCGCCGGGTTCGTCTCGACGGCGGCGACCACGATCGCCGGCGCGGCGAGCCAGGCCGAGACCTCGAGCGACGCCTACGCCGCCGCCGTTGATCGCCTGGCCAACCTCACCACCGTCAATCTCGATGAGGAGCTGGCGATGCTCGAGACCTACCAGCAGGTCTATCAGGCCAACGCCCAACTGACCTCGATGGTCCAGGACCTGTTCGACGTTCTGATGAACATGGTCAATTGA
- a CDS encoding chemotaxis protein CheW: MTQHAIEALTFDLQGETFALEAGLVREVLDLLPETEVPGAPPFVGAVINFRGRIIPLVDLRVAFEMERGDPTIDTRIVVIEHPLDGEPALIGLRADKVHEVTTITHETTEDVPRIGLRWRTDFIRRLARRDGDLIVIPDLDQIFAARGQTASVTSLHPTQAR, translated from the coding sequence ATGACCCAACACGCCATCGAGGCTTTGACCTTTGATCTCCAAGGCGAGACCTTCGCCCTGGAAGCCGGCCTGGTCCGCGAGGTCCTGGACCTGCTGCCCGAGACCGAGGTGCCCGGCGCGCCGCCGTTCGTCGGCGCTGTCATAAACTTCCGTGGACGGATTATTCCGCTCGTCGACCTGCGCGTCGCCTTCGAAATGGAGCGCGGGGACCCGACCATCGACACCCGGATCGTCGTGATCGAGCATCCGCTGGACGGAGAGCCCGCCCTGATCGGTCTGCGCGCCGACAAGGTGCACGAGGTCACCACGATCACCCACGAAACCACGGAGGACGTTCCGCGGATCGGCCTTCGGTGGCGCACCGATTTCATCCGCCGGCTGGCCCGGCGCGACGGGGACCTGATCGTCATCCCCGACCTTGACCAGATTTTCGCCGCTCGGGGCCAAACGGCTTCGGTCACTTCCCTCCATCCGACCCAAGCCCGTTGA
- a CDS encoding HAMP domain-containing methyl-accepting chemotaxis protein, with protein sequence MRATIKLKLACAFAAVLLLAAILGVVGVAKMATVNDQSTIITENWMPSIDAVHRINTATSDLRAQHYAHVASTDPADMAAVEKQIKQTTDLIAQERTKYEKLISSDGERNIYNAFSRKYESYLQDADKALAFSRQNQNQAAAQILKDSKPLYDDMSSDTLRLVDLNVAGGKAASETGDKVFANSRALFIGVVVVALVIGAGAAVWISRTVTSGLRKVGTAIQAVAIGDLNQEVAVHTDDEVKDLVTTVNQMTANLRATAAVADKVADGDLSAQPKPLSDKDTLGMALERMTANLRETAGVADKVADGDLTVQPQPRSDRDMLGLALERMVANLRDTASIADKIADGDLTVQPQPRSDRDMLGVALERMVDRLRGIVADAVAASENVSSGSQELSATSEQMSQGATEQAAAAEQASASMEEMAANIKQNADNASQTEKIARQSALDAETSGQAVNKAVDAMQTIAEKITIVQEIARQTDLLALNAAVEAARAGEHGRGFAVVASEVRKLAERSQSAAAEISAVSSDTVKAAQTAGEMLTTLVPNIRKTAELVSEISAACREQDVGAGQINEAIQQLDKVTQQNASASEEMSATSEELAAQAEELQASISYFRTDSAGAARRAPARPVAKRAAPSAAKASAKAPARAQVAAQQARAAGFALDLTKGGPDSDDADFREYA encoded by the coding sequence ATGCGTGCGACGATCAAACTGAAGCTGGCCTGCGCCTTCGCCGCTGTTCTTCTGCTGGCGGCCATTCTTGGCGTCGTGGGCGTCGCGAAGATGGCGACGGTGAATGACCAGTCCACCATCATCACCGAAAACTGGATGCCCAGCATCGACGCGGTGCATCGCATCAACACGGCGACCTCCGATCTGCGGGCGCAGCATTACGCTCACGTCGCGTCGACCGACCCGGCCGACATGGCGGCGGTGGAGAAGCAGATCAAGCAAACGACGGATCTCATCGCCCAGGAGCGAACGAAATACGAGAAGCTGATTTCGTCCGATGGGGAGCGAAACATCTACAACGCGTTCTCGCGAAAGTATGAGAGCTATCTTCAAGACGCCGACAAGGCGCTTGCCTTCTCCCGTCAAAACCAGAACCAGGCCGCCGCCCAGATCCTGAAGGATAGCAAGCCGCTCTACGACGACATGTCGAGCGATACTCTGCGCCTGGTCGACCTCAACGTCGCGGGCGGCAAGGCGGCGAGCGAGACGGGCGACAAGGTGTTCGCCAACTCGCGGGCCTTGTTCATCGGGGTCGTGGTCGTGGCGCTGGTCATTGGCGCGGGCGCGGCGGTGTGGATCTCCCGGACTGTCACGAGCGGATTGCGCAAGGTGGGGACCGCCATTCAGGCGGTCGCGATTGGCGATCTCAATCAAGAGGTGGCGGTTCACACCGACGACGAAGTCAAGGATCTCGTCACGACGGTGAACCAGATGACCGCCAATCTCCGCGCGACGGCCGCGGTGGCCGACAAGGTCGCCGATGGCGACTTGAGCGCGCAGCCCAAGCCGCTGTCCGACAAGGATACGCTGGGCATGGCGCTGGAGCGCATGACCGCCAATCTGCGCGAGACGGCTGGCGTGGCGGACAAGGTTGCGGACGGCGATCTGACCGTCCAGCCCCAGCCCCGGTCGGACCGGGATATGCTGGGCCTGGCGCTGGAGCGCATGGTCGCCAATCTGCGAGACACCGCTTCGATCGCGGACAAGATCGCCGACGGCGACTTGACCGTGCAGCCCCAGCCCCGGTCGGACCGGGACATGCTGGGCGTGGCGCTGGAGCGCATGGTCGATCGTTTGCGCGGCATCGTGGCCGACGCTGTCGCGGCCTCGGAAAACGTCTCGTCGGGCAGCCAGGAGCTGTCGGCCACATCCGAACAGATGAGCCAAGGCGCGACCGAACAGGCCGCCGCGGCCGAGCAGGCTTCGGCCTCGATGGAAGAGATGGCGGCCAACATCAAGCAGAACGCCGACAACGCCTCCCAGACCGAGAAGATCGCCCGTCAATCGGCGTTGGACGCCGAGACCTCGGGTCAGGCGGTCAACAAGGCCGTCGACGCCATGCAGACCATCGCCGAGAAGATCACCATCGTGCAGGAGATCGCGCGTCAGACCGACCTGCTGGCCCTGAACGCCGCCGTCGAGGCTGCTCGAGCGGGCGAACACGGTCGCGGCTTCGCGGTGGTCGCTTCGGAAGTGCGCAAGCTGGCCGAACGCAGCCAGAGCGCCGCGGCCGAGATCAGCGCGGTGTCCAGCGATACCGTCAAGGCGGCTCAGACCGCCGGCGAGATGCTGACGACGCTGGTGCCGAATATCCGCAAGACCGCCGAGTTGGTTTCGGAGATCAGCGCCGCCTGCCGCGAGCAGGATGTCGGCGCCGGCCAGATCAACGAGGCGATCCAGCAATTGGACAAGGTGACTCAGCAGAACGCCTCGGCCTCGGAAGAGATGTCGGCGACGTCGGAGGAGCTGGCGGCCCAGGCCGAGGAGCTTCAGGCCTCGATTTCCTACTTCCGCACCGACAGCGCCGGCGCCGCCCGTCGCGCCCCGGCCCGCCCGGTGGCGAAACGCGCGGCTCCGTCCGCCGCCAAGGCGTCGGCCAAGGCTCCCGCCCGGGCCCAGGTCGCCGCTCAGCAGGCCCGCGCCGCGGGCTTCGCGCTGGACCTGACCAAGGGCGGCCCCGACTCCGATGACGCCGATTTTCGTGAGTACGCCTGA
- a CDS encoding STAS domain-containing protein, which translates to MAEVYLYARGGVVPEVSEHLVSFSGNLTIGNISDAHLALVDAMGQDAPVVVSLDDVSEVDLTFAQLLEAARRTATARGQIIRLEKPAEGALLQVLQRGGFLDPDDADRANFWFGGKTHS; encoded by the coding sequence ATGGCGGAGGTATATTTATACGCGAGAGGGGGCGTGGTGCCGGAAGTTTCGGAACACTTGGTCAGCTTCTCGGGAAATTTGACGATCGGAAATATATCCGACGCTCACTTGGCCCTGGTCGACGCCATGGGCCAAGATGCGCCCGTCGTGGTGAGCCTCGACGATGTCAGCGAAGTCGACCTCACGTTCGCTCAACTTCTGGAGGCGGCCCGGCGCACGGCGACCGCGCGCGGCCAGATCATCCGCCTGGAGAAGCCGGCCGAGGGCGCGCTGCTTCAGGTTCTTCAACGCGGCGGTTTCCTGGATCCGGACGACGCCGATCGCGCGAATTTCTGGTTTGGGGGAAAGACACACTCATGA
- a CDS encoding chemotaxis protein CheA: protein MSGLDPIETFRQEAQELLEQVEQGLLDLAHRPGDRDLIDAVFRGLHTLKGSGAMFGFDALAAFTHHCETAFDRVRKGEVPATPRLVACVLSAQDHMRALAEGRPVEPGAGEALLADLHAAVEGGDAPVGAAEPAAPDARKWKIRFSLPADALVNGARPLPLLDELRDLGDCHVRVVTDDVPMLEDLVPTECHLAWEVLLTTPHGRDAIDDVFIFVIDEMTLEVEELTASRDLDNPMAEAAGSPSAVKAEKSTETAAAQDTRAAKSGETVRVPAERLDEMMDRVGELVIAQSRLKQLASSSLDTALRAVAEEIERLAAEMRDTMMVVRMVPVIQLFGRFRRLIHDLQNDTGKKIDLHIEGETTELDKTVIERLADPLVHLVRNAADHGLETPEQRLAAGKPEAGVIRLSAVQSGAEVLITITDDGRGVDRDRVRAKAEENGLITPGQVLTDNELLNLIFAPGFSTAATITNLSGRGVGMDVVKKTIEGLRGSLDITSNPGQGSVVSLRIPLTLAIIDGLLIRVGASRFVIPLANVEECVELSPAQDLRSTGRSLITLRDELVPFIRLREQFKTGSAPDPHQKIVVVSTGQDRVGLVVDQILGDHQTVIKPLSGFHADIGAFSGATILGDGGVALILDIPTLVHLGQRHDAQMRVAG, encoded by the coding sequence ATGAGCGGCCTCGATCCCATCGAGACATTCCGTCAGGAGGCGCAGGAGCTTCTTGAGCAGGTCGAACAGGGCCTGCTCGATTTGGCGCATCGTCCGGGGGATCGAGACCTGATCGACGCGGTCTTTCGAGGACTGCACACGCTAAAGGGCTCGGGCGCGATGTTCGGCTTCGACGCCCTCGCCGCCTTCACCCATCACTGCGAGACGGCCTTCGATCGCGTGCGCAAGGGCGAGGTCCCGGCCACGCCCCGTCTGGTGGCCTGCGTCCTGTCCGCCCAGGATCACATGCGCGCGCTGGCCGAAGGGCGTCCGGTCGAGCCCGGCGCCGGCGAGGCGCTGCTGGCCGATCTGCACGCCGCCGTCGAGGGCGGCGACGCGCCCGTGGGAGCCGCCGAACCGGCGGCGCCTGACGCGCGTAAATGGAAGATCCGCTTCAGCCTGCCCGCCGACGCGCTCGTCAACGGCGCACGCCCCCTCCCGTTGCTCGATGAACTGCGTGACCTGGGCGACTGCCACGTCCGGGTCGTCACCGACGACGTGCCGATGCTGGAGGACCTGGTCCCCACAGAGTGCCATCTGGCCTGGGAAGTCCTGCTGACCACGCCGCACGGCCGCGACGCCATCGACGACGTCTTCATCTTCGTCATCGACGAGATGACGCTCGAGGTCGAGGAGCTGACCGCTTCTCGTGACCTCGACAATCCCATGGCCGAGGCCGCCGGATCCCCTTCGGCGGTCAAGGCCGAAAAGTCCACCGAGACGGCGGCCGCCCAAGACACCCGCGCCGCCAAGAGCGGTGAGACCGTCCGCGTCCCCGCCGAGCGGCTGGACGAGATGATGGATCGGGTTGGCGAGCTGGTCATAGCCCAGTCGCGCCTGAAGCAATTGGCCTCCTCCAGCCTCGACACCGCCCTCCGCGCCGTCGCCGAAGAGATCGAGCGCCTGGCCGCTGAGATGCGCGACACCATGATGGTGGTGCGGATGGTGCCGGTGATCCAGCTCTTCGGACGCTTCCGCCGCCTGATCCACGACCTGCAGAACGACACCGGCAAGAAGATCGATCTTCACATCGAGGGCGAGACGACCGAACTCGACAAGACCGTGATCGAGCGTCTGGCCGACCCGCTGGTCCACCTTGTCCGGAACGCCGCCGATCACGGCCTCGAGACGCCCGAACAGCGCCTGGCCGCCGGCAAGCCCGAAGCGGGCGTGATCCGTCTTTCCGCCGTCCAGTCCGGCGCGGAGGTGTTGATCACCATCACCGACGACGGTCGTGGCGTGGATCGCGACCGGGTGCGCGCCAAGGCCGAGGAGAACGGCCTGATCACGCCCGGCCAGGTCCTGACCGACAATGAGCTGTTGAACCTGATCTTCGCGCCCGGCTTCTCGACGGCCGCGACGATCACCAACCTGTCCGGCCGCGGCGTCGGCATGGACGTGGTCAAGAAGACCATCGAGGGTCTCCGCGGTTCGCTCGACATCACCAGCAACCCCGGCCAGGGTTCGGTGGTCTCGCTGCGCATCCCGCTGACCCTGGCGATTATCGACGGTCTCCTGATCCGCGTCGGCGCCAGCCGCTTCGTTATTCCGCTGGCGAATGTCGAGGAATGCGTCGAGCTATCGCCGGCCCAGGACTTGCGCTCGACGGGTCGCAGCCTGATCACGCTTCGTGATGAGCTCGTGCCGTTCATCCGCCTGCGCGAGCAGTTCAAGACCGGCAGCGCGCCGGACCCGCACCAGAAGATCGTCGTGGTTTCGACCGGGCAGGATCGGGTCGGCCTCGTCGTCGATCAGATCCTGGGCGACCACCAGACCGTCATCAAGCCGCTGTCCGGCTTCCACGCGGACATCGGCGCCTTCTCGGGCGCGACGATCCTGGGCGACGGCGGCGTGGCCCTGATCCTCGACATCCCGACCCTGGTCCACCTGGGCCAGCGCCATGACGCGCAGATGCGCGTGGCGGGCTAG